GCGGCCAAGTGGAAGGCACTTGCGAAGCTCCTCAAGCGGGATGGCAAGTCCAAGGTCGCAGCAACGTGGATCAATAACGACTACGGACAGGGATTTGCCGATACGTTCCCGAACGTGTTCGACGGCGAGGTAGTGTACATCAACCCGCACGATCAGGACCAATCGTCGTACCGGGGCGTGTTATCCGAGATGGCGAACACGGACGCGAACGCGTGGCTGTTCATCACCTACGCCAACGAGTACACCATCATGGTCAACGAGGCGTTCGATCAGGGATACAACGAGCAGGCGGACTACTACGGAGCCGAATCGACGGTCGCAGATTCGATCATCAAAAACACCTCCGACGGAAGCCAGACCGGTATGCAAGGAATTACCGAGTCTGCACCAACTGATCAGCAGAGTTACAAGCAGTTCAAGACGGAGTTTCAAAAGCAGTTTGACAAGACGCCCACCGTGTGGTCGGCGTACGCGTACGACGCCGTGACAGTCGCGGCCATCGCGGCTGAGGCTGCCGATGAGATGACTGGCTCTGCTCTTCAGAAGGTTATCAGGGATGTTACTCGGCCGAAGGGAACGAAAGTCTTCAATTTCGAGGAAGCAAAGAATATTCTCGCTGACGGCGGCTCGGCGACGGATATCAACTACGAAGGCGTCTCCGGTCCGGTTGATCTCGACAAAAACGGTGATCCGCCCGGATTCTACCAGATCTACCGGGTGAAGAACCACAGCTATGAGTACGGCGACTTCATCACCGGCTGAAATGATCGGTCGATTTCGACTCGACAGGTTCGACGGAGGTGTGGTATGAGTGCTTTCCACGAGCACGCGCTGTTGCAGCCAGCGCAGGTCGGCGTGCTTGACCAGCTTCCGCAGTTGCTTGCCAACGGACTGGTGTTCAGTTGCATCATCATTTTGGGAGCGATCGGGCTGTCGCTCATCTACTCGATTGCCGATTTTGCTAACTTCGCTCACGGCGACACCATGACAGTTGGTGCGTTCGGTGCGTTCGTTGGCGCGGCGGTGTTTGGCTCGGGTTTCACTATTGTGGTCCCGTTCACGGCTGCTGTCGTCGATTTGCGCGTGCCTGCTCCCGATATCGTGCTCTTCGAACTACCGTTGTCACTGTATCTCGGATTACTCGTTGGGATGGCAATTGCGGCATGCGTTGTGGTGGTGACCGAGCGACTCGTCTACAAGCCGCTCAATGCGGGATCTATCGAACTGCTCATCACGAGCATCGGTGTCGCGCTCGCCTATCGCGCGCTGATGCAGATGGCCTTCGGAGCCGAGCAGCGCACTTACCAGATCTCTCGACAGGGACGCATCGCACTGTTCGATGCTGCGCTCGGCATTGCCGTTACGCCACGCGATCTCGTTGTCGTCGTTCTCACGGGAGTGCTCGTGGTTGGACTGCACGCGCTGTTACAGTATACGACGCTTGGCCGAAAGATGCGCGCAACCGCTGACAATCCAAATCTTGCGCGCGTCTCTGGCATCCGGACCAACGAAGTCATCCTCGCAATGTGGGTCATCGGTGGAGCGCTCGCTGCCGCTGGTGGGGTATTTCTGGGCATCGACACGCTTGTTCGTCCACGAATGGGGTTTGATATCCTCCTCGTGGTGTTCGCTGCCGTCATCCTCGGTGGCATCGGGAGTGTCTACGGTGCGATGATCGGTGGTCTCGTTATCGGGATGGCACACGAACTCACGCCCGTCATTCCATTCGTTCCCGTCGAGTACGCTCCCGCGGTGGCGTTCGCGTTGATGGTCCTCATCTTGCTGGTCCGCCCGCAGGGAATCAGAGGTGAAAGCGTATGAGCGGAAAACGACTTCGACGAGTACGCCAGTGGATCGGCGGATTCTACGACAGTCTCGACGCGGTCGATCAGCGCGTTCTCTGGGGTGTCATCGGATTTGCTCTGTTACTCGTCGTGGCAACCGTCACCGGCGTGATGCAGTTGGGGTTCGTACTGCCGACGCTCGCGCTCACGGGAATGTGGGTGTTGCTCGCGCTCGGACTCAACGTTCAGTGGGGATACGCTGGGCTGATCAACTTCTCTGTCGCAGCGTTCTGGGGAATCGGGATGTACAGTGTCGCGCTGCTCGCAACGCCCGAATCACCAATTGGGCTCTCGTTGGGACCAGGCGTCGCGTTCATCGTCGCCATCGTTTCGAGCGCGCTCGTCGCCGTCATCATCGGGATTCCGACGCTGCGCCTGCGCGCTGACTACCTCGCTATCGCTTCGTTGGGTCTCGCTGAAATCATCCGATTGCTCATCAAGAATCAGGAAGGCATCACAGCGGGTACACAAGGCGTGAGTATCCAGCCACTCTTGCCCGAGGCTGTTGCTGTAATCGAGGGAGCGGTCGGGGCGTTCGATTCCGTCTTCGCGTGGGATGCTGTTGCCTTCCCGTACCGTGGTCTGACTGATCTTCTCTTGGTGAGTGTTGCGGTTCTTGTGGTCTATCTACTCCTCAGGCGGATGCATCGATCTCCGTGGGGACGGGTGCTTCGAACGGTGCGCGCTGATGAGGAACTCGCCGAGGCGCTCGGGAAGAACGCCTACGCGCTCAAGATGCAGGCGTTCGTCCTCGGAAGCGTACTGATGGGCATCGCGGGCTTTTTTTATGCCTACCAGTTTCTGTACGTCTCTCCGAGTGAACTCGAACCCATCAACACCTTCTACGTATGGGTTGCGGTTATCCTCGGCGGCACTGGATCGAATCGTGGCGCGGTTCTCGGTGGTCTCACTATCGTTCTCGTCCGTGAGGGTCCACGATTCATCAACGATGCCGGGCTGCTTCCGGTGGACCCGGCGGCGTTCCGACTGCTGTTGGTCGGTCTTCTCATCGTGCTCATCGTTCGCTTTCGCTCAGAGGGAATTCTCCCACCGCGGGCCGAACTCATCTGGCCTGCGGCGCGTGAGACGAACTCCGACGGTGCTGGGGGTGATGTGTCGTGAGTGACGGTACTCCTTCAACAGCGGACTCGCGCTATGATGGAGCAGACCTTGATAAAGATGACTCAGTGTTACGCACTGCGGGACTCGAAAAATCGTTTGGCAGCCTCGTTGCTGTCGACGACGTCTCTCTCGCCGTCGAGCGTGGCTCTATCACAGGGATGATCGGACCCAACGGCGCAGGAAAATCGACGCTGTTCAACCTCATCTCTGGCTTCTACGACCGCGACGCCGGTCAGGTAACGGTAAACGCAGTCGACGTCAGTGGCAACCCACCGCACGAGGTCGCACGTGCGGGATTAGTACGAACGTTCCAAATCCCTCGCCGAGTGGACGGAATGACCGTCCGCGAGGCGATGCTCGTCGGTCCGCGGCCACAGACCGGCGAGTCCATCCTGCCGCTGTTTCTCACACCAGAAACGGTCGTCACCGAGGAACGTGAGAATCTCGCACGCGCCAACGCGCTCCTCGAACGGTTCGAGATTGCTCACCTCATCGATCAGCCAGCGACGGATCTCTCGGGTGGACAGTTGAAGCTCGTCGAACTCGCGCGTGGTATCACGACCGACCCCGATATCCTCTTGCTCGACGAACCTGTCGCTGGAGTGAACCCGACGCTCGCTGCTGAAATCAAGCGCTTCATCCGCGAGCTGAACGAGGAAGGGCAGACGTTTCTCATCATCGAGCACGACATGCCCTTTATTATGGATCTCGCTGATCCCATCGTCGTTCTCGATCAAGGACGCGTTCTCATGGAAGGCACACCGGAGGAGGTCAGAAGCGACGAGCGCGTCATCGACGCGTATCTCGGAGGTGTGGAATGAGCGATCCAACTGGCAACACGGACAGCGCACATGCCACCGGTGAAGAAAGAAGTGCGCTCACTGTCGAGGGTGTCGACAGCGGTTACGGTGAGATGCAGGTGCTTCGGGACTGTTCGCTGCATCTCGACGCTGACG
The nucleotide sequence above comes from Halocatena marina. Encoded proteins:
- a CDS encoding branched-chain amino acid ABC transporter permease produces the protein MSGKRLRRVRQWIGGFYDSLDAVDQRVLWGVIGFALLLVVATVTGVMQLGFVLPTLALTGMWVLLALGLNVQWGYAGLINFSVAAFWGIGMYSVALLATPESPIGLSLGPGVAFIVAIVSSALVAVIIGIPTLRLRADYLAIASLGLAEIIRLLIKNQEGITAGTQGVSIQPLLPEAVAVIEGAVGAFDSVFAWDAVAFPYRGLTDLLLVSVAVLVVYLLLRRMHRSPWGRVLRTVRADEELAEALGKNAYALKMQAFVLGSVLMGIAGFFYAYQFLYVSPSELEPINTFYVWVAVILGGTGSNRGAVLGGLTIVLVREGPRFINDAGLLPVDPAAFRLLLVGLLIVLIVRFRSEGILPPRAELIWPAARETNSDGAGGDVS
- a CDS encoding branched-chain amino acid ABC transporter permease — translated: MSAFHEHALLQPAQVGVLDQLPQLLANGLVFSCIIILGAIGLSLIYSIADFANFAHGDTMTVGAFGAFVGAAVFGSGFTIVVPFTAAVVDLRVPAPDIVLFELPLSLYLGLLVGMAIAACVVVVTERLVYKPLNAGSIELLITSIGVALAYRALMQMAFGAEQRTYQISRQGRIALFDAALGIAVTPRDLVVVVLTGVLVVGLHALLQYTTLGRKMRATADNPNLARVSGIRTNEVILAMWVIGGALAAAGGVFLGIDTLVRPRMGFDILLVVFAAVILGGIGSVYGAMIGGLVIGMAHELTPVIPFVPVEYAPAVAFALMVLILLVRPQGIRGESV
- a CDS encoding ABC transporter substrate-binding protein, whose product is MTRSDKNMWARRDILRLSGGVGTGLLLAGCLESGDDDGSGDSNNSSDSGSGGGNNAISIGLVTPLTGTLAPYGQRNQRGKKLALNAINDVGIGSNGRTLDVLVEDSESKNQSGVNAARKLVNQNQVPLLVGAVGSGVSLAIYNSVTSGADVVQISQNSTSPELSKKSDLFRMSPSGAAKWKALAKLLKRDGKSKVAATWINNDYGQGFADTFPNVFDGEVVYINPHDQDQSSYRGVLSEMANTDANAWLFITYANEYTIMVNEAFDQGYNEQADYYGAESTVADSIIKNTSDGSQTGMQGITESAPTDQQSYKQFKTEFQKQFDKTPTVWSAYAYDAVTVAAIAAEAADEMTGSALQKVIRDVTRPKGTKVFNFEEAKNILADGGSATDINYEGVSGPVDLDKNGDPPGFYQIYRVKNHSYEYGDFITG
- a CDS encoding ABC transporter ATP-binding protein gives rise to the protein MSDGTPSTADSRYDGADLDKDDSVLRTAGLEKSFGSLVAVDDVSLAVERGSITGMIGPNGAGKSTLFNLISGFYDRDAGQVTVNAVDVSGNPPHEVARAGLVRTFQIPRRVDGMTVREAMLVGPRPQTGESILPLFLTPETVVTEERENLARANALLERFEIAHLIDQPATDLSGGQLKLVELARGITTDPDILLLDEPVAGVNPTLAAEIKRFIRELNEEGQTFLIIEHDMPFIMDLADPIVVLDQGRVLMEGTPEEVRSDERVIDAYLGGVE